Proteins encoded in a region of the Coffea eugenioides isolate CCC68of chromosome 4, Ceug_1.0, whole genome shotgun sequence genome:
- the LOC113769111 gene encoding U-box domain-containing protein 44-like: MGYQSPLSLIEIGSSLVDSRGNSSRENLVKAQQRMKYYANQHRTEKEFSVGDWCCAVQILVQLCELDNHEVRVNVVKLLCCLIEKCNEATITEHVGQKTVQTLLRIIEDSENEEEVASALGIIANLPMSTLVSDWLLEGDGLRIMLRFLRSKKPNGPCKDQLIENAVGALCHFTVPANRMSQQKAAEADVIPLLVQLLESGTSLTKRRAAISLSQLSESSSDLCRPIPKHRMFWCFSALPEAGCPVHRGICAVRTSFCLLEAGAVGHLVKVLGEPDPGACEASLDALLTLVEGDRLQGGSKVLDEERAIPSMIKLLGSSSPRLQEKILTSLEKIFQVLEIKQKYGPSVQMSLVDLTQRGSTQIRPLAARILAQLNVLHELPSYF; encoded by the exons ATGGGTTACCAGAGTCCGTTATCACTGATAGAGATAGGGTCTTCACTAGTGGATTCTAGAGGGAACTCTTCAAG GGAAAACTTAGTTAAGGCTCAACAGAGAATGAAGTACTATGCTAATCAGCATAGGACTGAAAAGGAGTTCTCTGTAGGTGATTGG TGCTGTGCTGTGCAAATACTTGTTCAATTGTGTGAGCTCGATAATCATGAAGTGCGGGTGAACGTGGTTAAGCTATTATGTTGCCTGATCGAAAAATGTAATGAAGCTACAATTACTGAGCACGTGGGGCAGAAGACAGTTCAAACCTTGCTTAGAATCATTGAGGATTCTGAGAATGAAGAAGAAGTTGCTTCTGCATTGGGTATTATAGCTAACCTTCCCATGTCTACCCTGGTGTCTGATTGGCTGTTGGAGGGAGATGGTCTTCGTATAATGTTAAGATTCCTTCGTAGCAAAAAGCCAAATGGTCCCTGCAAGGATCAATTAATAGAGAATGCTGTGGGAGCCTTGTGTCATTTCACTGTTCCAGCAAATAGGATGTCACAGCAGAAAGCAGCTGAAGCTGATGTCATTCCGCTGTTGGTACAGTTGCTGGAGTCAGGAACCAGCTTGACAAAAAGACGAGCTGCCATTTCTCTTTCACAACTTTCTGAGAGCTCTAGTGATCTATGTCGGCCAATCCCAAAGCATCGCATGTTCTGGTGCTTCTCAGCTTTGCCAGAGGCAGGCTGCCCTGTTCATCGGGGAATATGTGCTGTAAGAACCTCATTTTGCCTTTTGGAGGCTGGTGCGGTGGGCCATTTGGTGAAGGTTCTTGGGGAGCCAGATCCTGGAGCATGTGAAGCTTCCTTGGATGCTCTACTTACTTTGGTTGAAGGTGATAGGCTACAAGGTGGTAGTAAGGTGCTGGATGAAGAGAGAGCCATACCCTCTATGATAAAATTACTGGGGAGTTCTTCTCCCAGATTGCAAGAAAAAATTCTCACTTCTTTGGAAAAGATTTTTCAAGTACTGGAGATCAAACAGAAGTATGGGCCCTCAGTTCAGATGTCTTTAGTTGATTTGACACAAAGGGGGAGTACCCAAATAAGGCCTTTGGCAGCCAGGATACTAGCTCAACTGAATGTGCTACACGAACTGCCCTCTTATTTCTAG
- the LOC113769109 gene encoding UDP-glycosyltransferase 90A1-like, with amino-acid sequence MVAISSPHFVIFPFMAKGHTIPLLYLARLLWQRHVSVTIFTTPANSLSIRATLHDTSISILELTFPESIDGIPSGVESTDKLPSMSLFIDFATATRLMQPQFEQALEGLEPVSCIVSDYFMGWTQDSAAKLGIPRIGFSGMSCFGMTMYETLGRQKPHALTSSLDEPFSIPNFPKLTLTRSYFDPPFDQLEPKGPWVNFMIEQTIALANSYGLIVNSFYELESSYMDYWNRCIGPKSWCLGPFCIAKAKTVEDESTKPKWKQWLDDKVMIGESVLYVAFGTQAEVSEDQILEIAKGLEQSNVNFLWVIRSKAMEILKGFEERVKDRGLMVKEWVDQMEILQHKSVKGFLSHCGWNSVTEAICAGVPILALPFMAEQYLNARLVAEEIGVGLRIRPSNGSVRAFVKSEEVEKGVREMMEGRKGEEIRKKTKKVGEAAVNAMREGGSSWKTLDQLIIDVSNYEAIS; translated from the coding sequence ATGGTTGCCATTTCTTCCCCAcattttgttatatttcctttcATGGCGAAAGGCCACACCATTCCTCTTCTCTACCTTGCTCGCCTCCTTTGGCAGCGCCATGTCTCCGTCACAATATTCACCACCCCGGCAAACTCTCTCTCGATCCGAGCTACTCTCCATGATACTTCTATCTCCATTCTCGAACTAACCTTCCCAGAAAGCATTGATGGAATCCCATCAGGAGTTGAAAGTACTGATAAACTTCCATCTATGTCATTGTTTATTGACTTTGCAACTGCAACAAGACTCATGCAGCCACAATTTGAGCAAGCACTTGAGGGTCTCGAACCCGTCAGCTGTATCGTCTCTGATTACTTTATGGGATGGACTCAAGATTCTGCTGCAAAGCTGGGAATTCCTAGAATAGGTTTCTCTGGAATGAGCTGCTTTGGAATGACCATGTATGAAACACTTGGTAGACAGAAGCCACATGCTCTCACATCTTCACTTGATGAGCCCTTTTCGATTCCAAACTTCCCTAAATTGACCTTAACAAGGAGTTATTTTGATCCTCCATTCGATCAACTCGAACCAAAAGGTCCATGGGTCAATTTCATGATTGAGCAGACAATCGCACTAGCAAATAGCTATGGTTTAATTGTCAACAGCTTCTATGAGCTCGAATCTTCTTACATGGATTACTGGAATCGATGTATAGGACCTAAATCGTGGTGTCTTGGCCCTTTTTGCATTGCGAAAGCAAAGACGGTAGAAGACGAATCTACCAAGCCAAAGTGGAAGCAGTGGCTCGATGACAAAGTCATGATTGGAGAATCAGTTCTCTACGTAGCATTTGGCACTCAAGCAGAAGTATCAGAAGACCAGATTCTTGAAATAGCCAAGGGCTTAGAGCAATCTAATGTGAACTTCTTGTGGGTGATAAGATCAAAAGCCATGGAGATACTGAAAGGATTTGAAGAGAGGGTAAAAGATAGAGGGTTGATGGTGAAAGAGTGGGTTGATCAAATGGAGATACTTCAGCACAAGAGTGTAAAAGGATTCTTGAGTCATTGTGGATGGAATTCGGTCACCGAAGCCATATGTGCTGGAGTTCCCATTTTGGCACTGCCATTCATGGCTGAGCAATACCTGAATGCGAGACTTGTTGCTGAGGAGATCGGTGTTGGGCTGAGAATTAGGCCGAGCAACGGATCAGTAAGGGCCTTTGTGAAATCTGAGGAAGTGGAGAAGGGGGTTAGAGAAATGATGGAAGGTAGAAAAGGCGAGGAGATAAGGAAGAAGACGAAGAAGGTTGGAGAAGCTGCAGTCAATGCAATGAGAGAAGGTGGTTCCTCATGGAAAACTTTAGATCAACTCATCATTGATGTGAGTAACTATGAAGCAATTAGCTAG
- the LOC113767898 gene encoding pentatricopeptide repeat-containing protein At5g08510-like codes for MNQLRLREIHANTLRNGTDFTAFLVTKLAETLDFSYAHKLLDTIPNPTVFHYNKLIQAYSSHGSPRQCLSVYVAMLLRGFIPNAHSFNFLFNACTSLSNPFHPQALHAHFVKWGFESDIYASTALVDMYAKLGLLNLARKQFDGMPTRDVPTWNALIAGYAKSGDMREASRLFSNMPSRNVISWTAMISGYSQNGEYADALALYLEMEKEKGVKPNQVTIASVLPACANLGALEVGQRIEAYAKSNGYLNNMFVCNAILEMYARCGRIDSAMRLFHEIGRRRDLCSWNTMIMGLAIHGKCSEALDLFNQMLGEGISPDDVTFVGAILACTHGGMVAKGRELFESMEQKFSVTPRLEHYGCMVDLLGRAGELQEAYHLIRSMPMRPDSVIWGTMLGACSFYGNVELGEKAAESLFELEPCNPGNYVILSNIYASAGRWDGVAKLRKLMKSSQVTKAAGYSFMEEGGQLHRFIVDDRSHPKCGQIYALLDDVHVKIKLLGHTTDIDSITEDTDVTL; via the exons ATGAACCAGTTGAGATTGAGAGAAATACACGCCAACACTCTCCGAAACGGCACAGACTTCACCGCTTTTCTTGTAACCAAACTCGCAGAAACTCTCGATTTTTCCTACGCTCACAAACTGCTCGATACTATTCCCAACCCAACCGTGTTTCATTATAACAAGCTCATTCAAGCCTACTCCTCTCATGGCTCTCCTCGCCAATGCTTGTCTGTCTACGTCGCCATGCTACTCAGAGGCTTCATACCCAACGCCCACTCCTTCAATTTCCTCTTTAACGCCTGTACCAGTCTCTCTAATCCATTCCATCCCCAAGCGCTTCACGCCCATTTTGTCAAATGGGGTTTCGAATCGGATATTTACGCCTCAACCGCATTGGTGGACATGTATGCTAAACTGGGCCTGCTCAATTTAGCGCGAAAACAGTTTGATGGGATGCCCACAAGAGATGTGCCCACTTGGAACGCCTTGATCGCTGGTTACGCAAAGAGTGGGGATATGAGGGAAGCTTCTCGCTTGTTTTCTAATATGCCTTCCAGGAATGTGATTTCTTGGACGGCAATGATATCGGGCTACTCGCAGAATGGCGAGTACGCAGATGCATTGGCGTTGTATCTGGAAATGGAGAAAGAGAAAGGAGTGAAGCCCAACCAAGTGACCATAGCTAGTGTTCTTCCAGCTTGTGCAAATCTTGGAGCATTGGAAGTTGGGCAGAGGATTGAGGCCTATGCCAAGTCTAACGGTTACTTAAACAACATGTTTGTGTGCAATGCCATATTGGAAATGTATGCGAGGTGTGGTAGAATAGATTCAGCGATGAGATTATTTCATGAGATTGGGAGAAGAAGAGATTTGTGCTCTTGGAATACTATGATTATGGGTCTAGCTATCCATGGTAAATGCAGCGAGGCTCTGGACCTTTTCAACCAAATGTTG GGGGAAGGCATTTCACCCGATGACGTCACATTTGTTGGGGCAATCTTGGCGTGCACACATGGCGGCATGGTTGCTAAAGGACGAGAACTCTTCGAGTCAATGGAGCAAAAATTTTCTGTCACTCCTAGACTGGAACATTATGGATGTATGGTTGATCTTTTAGGTCGTGCAGGAGAATTGCAAGAGGCTTATCATCTTATACGGAGCATGCCCATGAGGCCAGACTCTGTTATTTGGGGGACAATGCTGGGGGCATGCAGCTTTTACGGCAATGTGGAGCTGGGTGAGAAAGCAGCAGAGTCTCTCTTCGAGTTAGAACCTTGTAATCCAGGAAACTATGTGATTCTTTCTAATATTTATGCATCAGCAGGCAGATGGGATGGAGTTGCTAAGTTGAGGAAGCTAATGAAGAGCTCCCAAGTAACGAAAGCAGCAGGATACAGCTTCATGGAGGAAGGAGGCCAGCTCCATAGGTTCATTGTTGACGATAGATCTCATCCAAAGTGTGGTCAGATATATGCATTGTTGGATGATGTCCATGTAAAAATTAAGCTTCTTGGGCATACAACTGATATTGATTCTATTACTGAAGATACAGACGTAACACTATGA
- the LOC113767899 gene encoding calcium-transporting ATPase, endoplasmic reticulum-type-like, whose amino-acid sequence MSVIVREPCGRNRLLVKGAVESLLERTLYIQLADGSIVPIDEPCRQLLLSRHSEMSSKGLRCLGMAYKDDLGELSDYYAEGHPAYKKLLDPSCFSLIESNLVFVGVVGLRDPPREEVHQAIEDCRGAGIKVMVITGDNKSTAEAICREIHLFSEDDDLAGRSFSGKEFMELSSVEQMKILNEPGGKVFSRAEPRHKQEIVRMLKEIGEIVAMTGDGVNDAPALKLADIGIAMGVTGTEVAKEASDMVLADDNFSTIVSAIAEGRSIYNNMKAFIRYMISSNFGEVIAIFLTAALGIPECMIPVQLLWVNLVTDGPPATALGFNPAEVDIMQKPPRRSNDALISSWVLFRYMVIGSYVGLATVGIFILWYTRASFLGINLVSDGHTLVELSQLRNWGECPGWSNFVAAPFTVAGGRVITFSNPCDYFSVGKVKAMTLSLSVLVAIEMFNSLNALSEDTSLIKMPPWRNCWLLLAMSVSFGLHCLILYVPLLADVFGIVPLTFNEWLLVLLVSAPVILIDELLKFAGRRKTQRRKVKAA is encoded by the exons ATGAGTGTTATTGTGCGGGAGCCATGTGGGCGTAATCGGCTTCTTGTCAAG GGTGCTGTTGAGAGTCTGTTAGAACGCACCTTGTACATCCAGCTGGCAGATGGATCAATTGTTCCAATTGATGAGCCTTGTCGGCAACTGCTGCTCTCGAGACACTCAGAGATGAGTTCAAAGGGATTGCGGTGCTTGGGTATGGCATACAAGGATGACTTAGGAGAGCTTTCAGACTATTATGCTGAGGGTCATCCTGCATATAAGAAATTACTCGATCCTTCCTGCTTCTCCTTGATAGAAAGTAATCTAGTTTTTGTTGGAGTTGTTGGTTTAAGG GACCCTCCTCGTGAGGAGGTTCACCAAGCAATTGAAGATTGTCGAGGAGCTGGTATCAAGGTGATGGTAATAACTGGAGATAACAAGTCCACTGCTGAGGCAATCTGTCGCGAGATTCACTTGTTTAGTGAGGATGATGACCTTGCAGGGAGGAGTTTTAGTGGGAAAGAATTTATGGAACTTTCATCTGTGGAACAAATGAAGATATTAAATGAACCTGGAGGAAAGGTTTTTTCTAGAGCAGAACCTAGACACAAGCAAGAAATAGTGCGGATGCTAAAAGAGATTGGTGAGATTGTTGCAATGACTGGAGATGGTGTTAATGATGCTCCTGCGCTGAAACTTGCAGATATTGGAATAGCAATGGGCGTTACCGGAACAGAG GTTGCAAAAGAAGCATCGGACATGGTTCTTGCTGATGATAATTTCAGTACCATAGTATCAGCCATTGCAGAGGGTCGCTCAATTTACAACAATATGAAAGCTTTCATCAG ATACATGATATCATCTAATTTTGGGGAGGTGATAGCCATATTCTTGACTGCTGCTCTTGGCATACCAGAATGTATGATACCTGTACAGTTGCTGTGGGTAAATTTGGTTACTGACGGTCCACCTGCTACAGCACTTGGATTTAACCCAGCTGAAGTTGACATAATGCAGAAACCACCGCGGAGGAGCAATGATGCTCTAATAAGCTCTTGGGTGTTGTTCCGCTACATG GTAATTGGGTCTTACGTTGGATTAGCTACTGTCGGCATTTTCATTTTGTGGTACACTCGTGCTTCCTTTTTGGGCATCAACCTCGTAAGTGATGGGCACACGCTTGTTGAACTATCTCAGCTTCGCAACTGGGGAGAGTGCCCAGGATGGTCAAATTTTGTTGCTGCTCCATTTACAGTTGCTGGAGGTCGTGTTATAACTTTTTCAAACCCTTGTGACTATTTCTCTGTCGGTAAAGTGAAGGCCATGACTTTGTCCCTATCTGTGTTGGTGGCAATTGAGATGTTTAATTCTCTGAACGCTCTCTCCGAAGATACTAGTTTGATCAAAATGCCTCCATGGAGAAACTGTTGGCTGCTGCTTGCCATGTCAGTCTCATTTGGTCTACACTGCCTGATACTCTATGTTCCTTTGTTGGCAGACGTTTTTGGAATAGTTCCCCTGACTTTTAACGAATGGCTTCTTGTTCTCTTGGTATCAGCTCCTGTAATCCTTATTGATGAACTCCTCAAATTTGCGGGAAGGAGAAAAACGCAGAGAAGAAAGGTCAAGGCTGCATGA
- the LOC113769110 gene encoding superoxide dismutase [Cu-Zn] 2-like has protein sequence MVKTLESGRMPGYRNAKEYAKQISIVKAMAIVSGGDNSTLGVLSNSSNISMGGSDPFKGRITGQTPGLLGFHIHALGDPLKKNHGAPSDQNRHAGDLGNIIAGADGVDEISIKKF, from the exons ATGGTAAAAACACTGGAATCTGGGAGGATGCCTGGATATAGGAATGCAAAAGAG TATGCAAAGCAAATAAGCATAGTGAAAGCAATGGCTATTGTCTCCGGCGGTGACAACAGCACGTTAGGGGTTCTATCCAACTCCTCCAATATTTCAATGGGGGGCAGCGACCCTTTTAAAGGAAGAATAACCGGGCAAACTCCAGGCCTCCTTGGCTTCCATATTCATGCTCTTGGCGACCCACTAAAAAAGAATCACGGAGCGCCATCTGATCAAAATCGTCATGCCGGCGATTTGGGGAATATTATTGCTGGTGCAGATGGGGTTGATGAGATCTCaatcaaaaaattttag